A single genomic interval of Streptomyces sp. BA2 harbors:
- a CDS encoding 8-oxoguanine deaminase, which yields MAAPADLQRIVIENCAIATVDADDTEYASGYVVVAGNKIESIGAGKAPEGLQNVVRRVDGTGHLVTPGLVNTHHHFYQWITRGLATDHNLFNWLVALYPTWARIDEQMVKAAAQGSLGMMARGGVTTAMDHHYVFPKNSGDLSGAIIGAASDMGVRFTLARGSMDRSEKDGGLPPDFAVETLEGALAATAETVDKHHDASFDAMTQVAVAPCSPFSVSTELMKQGAELARAKGVRLHTHGSETVEEEKFCHELFGMGPTDYFESTGWLGDDVWMAHCVHMNDSDIAAFARTGTGVAHCPSSNARLAAGIARVPDMLKAGVPVGLGVDGTASNESGELHTELRNALLINRLGAHREAALNARQALRLGTFGGAQVLGRSTQIGSLEPGKLADLVLWKIDGIGHSSIADPVTAIVFGAAAPVTLSLVNGRPVVENGRLLHVDEDAIARSAREEAQRLARISAEA from the coding sequence ATGGCAGCACCGGCAGACCTTCAGCGCATCGTCATCGAGAACTGTGCGATCGCGACCGTCGACGCCGACGACACCGAGTACGCATCGGGATACGTCGTCGTCGCGGGCAACAAGATCGAGTCCATCGGCGCAGGAAAGGCCCCCGAGGGCCTTCAGAACGTCGTACGCCGCGTGGACGGGACCGGTCACCTCGTGACCCCCGGCCTGGTCAACACCCACCACCACTTCTACCAGTGGATCACCCGCGGCCTCGCCACCGACCACAACCTCTTCAACTGGCTCGTCGCGCTCTACCCGACGTGGGCGCGCATCGACGAGCAGATGGTGAAGGCGGCGGCCCAGGGCTCGCTCGGCATGATGGCCCGCGGCGGTGTCACCACCGCGATGGACCACCACTACGTCTTCCCGAAGAACTCGGGCGACCTCTCCGGCGCCATCATCGGCGCCGCGAGCGACATGGGCGTCCGCTTCACCCTCGCCCGCGGCTCCATGGACCGCAGCGAGAAGGACGGCGGTCTGCCGCCGGACTTCGCCGTCGAGACCCTCGAAGGCGCGCTCGCCGCGACCGCCGAGACCGTCGACAAGCACCACGACGCCTCCTTCGACGCGATGACCCAGGTCGCCGTCGCCCCCTGCTCCCCGTTCTCGGTCTCGACCGAACTCATGAAGCAGGGCGCCGAGTTGGCACGTGCCAAGGGTGTACGTCTGCACACCCACGGCAGCGAGACGGTCGAGGAGGAGAAGTTCTGCCACGAGCTCTTCGGCATGGGCCCCACCGACTACTTCGAGTCGACGGGCTGGCTCGGTGACGACGTGTGGATGGCGCACTGCGTCCACATGAACGACTCCGACATCGCCGCGTTCGCCCGTACCGGCACGGGCGTCGCGCACTGCCCGTCCTCCAACGCACGTCTGGCGGCAGGCATCGCCCGCGTACCGGACATGCTCAAGGCGGGCGTCCCGGTCGGCCTCGGCGTCGACGGCACCGCGTCCAACGAGTCCGGCGAACTCCACACCGAGCTGCGCAACGCGCTGCTCATCAACCGCCTCGGCGCGCACCGCGAAGCCGCCCTGAACGCACGTCAGGCACTGCGCCTGGGCACCTTCGGTGGCGCCCAGGTCCTTGGCCGCTCCACACAGATCGGGTCGCTCGAGCCGGGCAAGCTCGCCGACCTGGTCCTCTGGAAGATCGACGGCATCGGGCACTCCTCGATCGCCGACCCGGTGACCGCCATCGTCTTCGGCGCGGCGGCCCCGGTCACGCTCTCCCTCGTCAACGGCAGGCCGGTCGTCGAGAACGGCCGCCTCCTGCACGTCGACGAGGACGCCATCGCCCGCTCAGCGCGGGAGGAGGCGCAGCGCCTCGCGCGGATCTCCGCCGAGGCCTGA
- a CDS encoding LysE family translocator, giving the protein MIGMNAILGVAVVSLGMVLTPGPNMMYLVSRSITQGRRAGAISLAGVAVGFIIYLTAANLGLSLVFLAVPQLYMAVKLAGAAYLAWLAWKALKPGGVSVFAHQELTPDSPQRLFTMGVLTNLLNPKVAIMYVSLIPQFIDPTAGHTLLQGFVLGGIQISISLGVNLAIIVAAGTIAVFLAHRPTWLRVQRYVMGTVLGALAIKLATDRSPTTAT; this is encoded by the coding sequence ATGATCGGAATGAACGCGATACTCGGCGTCGCAGTGGTGTCCCTGGGCATGGTGCTCACGCCGGGCCCCAACATGATGTACCTGGTCTCGCGGAGCATCACCCAGGGCAGGCGGGCCGGAGCGATCTCCCTGGCCGGGGTCGCCGTCGGGTTCATCATCTACCTGACGGCAGCCAACCTCGGCCTCTCCCTGGTCTTCCTCGCGGTCCCCCAGCTGTACATGGCCGTGAAGCTCGCGGGGGCGGCCTACTTGGCATGGCTGGCCTGGAAGGCACTCAAGCCGGGCGGGGTATCGGTCTTCGCCCACCAGGAGCTGACCCCCGACTCGCCCCAACGCCTGTTCACCATGGGAGTGCTGACGAACCTCCTGAACCCAAAGGTCGCCATCATGTACGTCTCGCTGATACCCCAGTTCATCGACCCGACGGCCGGCCACACCCTCCTCCAGGGCTTCGTACTCGGCGGCATCCAGATCTCCATCAGTCTGGGCGTGAACCTGGCGATCATCGTGGCGGCGGGCACCATCGCGGTATTCCTGGCCCACCGCCCGACGTGGCTCCGAGTCCAGCGATACGTGATGGGAACGGTGCTGGGCGCACTAGCAATCAAACTCGCAACGGACCGATCCCCAACGACGGCAACATGA
- a CDS encoding alpha-N-acetylglucosaminidase has translation MPLARRTFLSALAGTTGAAVACSGSSADGAPTSESPAVKAARRLLPGHWKQLTFTTAGPADAFRISGRRGRIEIAGPNPAVHLTGLRHYLKHTAHANITWAGSQLDLPDRLPGLDEPVTGSANAPHRFVLNDTNDGYTGAYHDWSYWEREIDVLALHGYNEVLVYVGADALYHRVFQEFGYSDKEMREWIPSPAHQPWWLLQNMSSFPHPVSRQLLHERAVLGGRITNRLRELGMTPVLPGYFGTVPPGFAAKNPGAKTVPQGDWVGFARPDWLDPRTEHFERVAAAFYRSQDELFGASTMYKMDLLHEGGKSGDVPVPDAAKAVEKALKAAHPGAIWVILGWQSNPPKAIVDAVDKSKMLVVDGLSDRFPKITDRESDWNDTPYTFGSIWNFGGHTTLGANTPDWAALYEKWRTKEGSKQRGIALMPEAADNNPAAFELFSELAWRTGDLNLTAWFADWSVSRYGAADPHAAEAWDVLRRTAYGTTRADQWSEGADGLFGARPDLAAKSAAAWSPKAMRYEPADFEPALTELLSVRRSLRQSSAYRRDLLDVARQALSNRSRVLLPQIKEAYDDRDDALFDRLTRTWLGLMDLLDKLVATDSRHLLGRWVADARSWGADATEREHLAYDQLSLLTVWGTRAGADAGLRDYANREWAGLVGGLYRLRWETYFKELRTALDQDRKPKAIDWFAIEDGWIRDPGPLATRPTGDTYEIALQVRDRLAARR, from the coding sequence ATGCCCCTGGCCCGCCGCACCTTCCTCTCCGCCCTTGCCGGAACGACCGGCGCCGCCGTCGCCTGTTCCGGCTCCTCCGCCGACGGCGCCCCGACCTCCGAGTCACCCGCGGTCAAGGCCGCCCGGCGGCTGCTGCCCGGACACTGGAAGCAGCTGACGTTCACGACCGCGGGTCCCGCCGACGCCTTCCGGATATCCGGGCGGCGCGGGCGGATAGAGATAGCCGGACCGAACCCTGCCGTCCACCTCACCGGCCTGCGCCACTACTTGAAGCACACCGCCCACGCGAACATCACCTGGGCGGGCAGTCAGCTTGACCTGCCCGATCGGCTCCCCGGGCTCGACGAACCGGTGACAGGAAGCGCCAACGCCCCACACCGCTTCGTCCTCAACGACACGAACGACGGCTACACGGGGGCGTACCACGACTGGTCGTACTGGGAGCGCGAGATCGACGTGCTCGCGCTGCACGGCTACAACGAAGTGCTCGTGTACGTCGGCGCCGACGCCCTCTATCACCGCGTGTTCCAGGAGTTCGGCTACTCCGACAAGGAGATGCGCGAGTGGATCCCGTCCCCGGCCCACCAGCCGTGGTGGCTGCTCCAGAACATGTCCTCCTTCCCGCATCCCGTCTCGCGCCAACTCCTGCACGAACGCGCCGTGTTGGGAGGCCGCATCACGAACCGACTGCGCGAGCTCGGCATGACCCCGGTCCTCCCCGGCTACTTCGGAACGGTCCCGCCCGGCTTCGCCGCGAAGAATCCCGGCGCGAAGACCGTGCCGCAGGGCGACTGGGTCGGCTTCGCGCGGCCCGACTGGCTCGATCCGCGCACCGAGCACTTCGAGCGGGTGGCCGCCGCCTTCTACCGCTCCCAGGACGAGCTGTTCGGGGCGTCGACGATGTACAAGATGGACCTCCTCCACGAGGGCGGGAAGTCGGGCGACGTCCCGGTCCCTGACGCGGCGAAGGCCGTCGAGAAGGCCCTCAAGGCCGCACACCCCGGCGCCATATGGGTGATCCTCGGCTGGCAGAGCAACCCTCCCAAGGCCATCGTCGACGCCGTCGACAAGTCGAAGATGCTCGTGGTCGACGGCCTCTCCGACCGCTTCCCGAAGATCACCGACCGCGAGTCCGACTGGAACGACACCCCCTACACCTTCGGCTCGATCTGGAACTTCGGCGGACACACGACCCTCGGCGCCAACACCCCGGACTGGGCCGCGCTCTACGAGAAGTGGCGCACCAAGGAAGGCAGCAAGCAGCGCGGCATCGCGCTGATGCCGGAGGCGGCCGACAACAACCCCGCCGCTTTCGAGCTCTTCTCCGAACTGGCCTGGCGGACAGGGGACTTGAACCTCACCGCCTGGTTCGCCGACTGGTCCGTGTCCCGCTACGGCGCCGCCGACCCGCACGCGGCCGAGGCCTGGGACGTCCTGCGCCGCACCGCGTACGGCACGACCCGAGCGGACCAGTGGTCCGAGGGCGCGGACGGCCTCTTCGGCGCGCGCCCAGATCTGGCGGCGAAGTCGGCGGCGGCCTGGTCGCCGAAGGCGATGCGGTACGAGCCCGCGGACTTCGAACCGGCACTCACCGAACTCCTCTCCGTAAGGCGCTCGTTGAGACAATCATCCGCCTACCGCCGCGACCTCCTGGACGTGGCCCGCCAGGCACTCTCCAACCGCAGCCGCGTACTCCTGCCGCAGATCAAGGAGGCGTACGACGACCGGGACGACGCCCTCTTCGACCGGCTGACCCGGACCTGGCTCGGCCTCATGGACCTGCTCGACAAGCTCGTGGCCACCGACTCCCGCCATCTGCTGGGCCGTTGGGTCGCCGACGCCCGCTCGTGGGGCGCCGACGCGACGGAACGGGAGCATCTCGCGTACGACCAGCTGTCGCTGCTCACCGTGTGGGGCACGCGGGCCGGCGCGGACGCGGGGCTGCGCGACTACGCCAACCGGGAGTGGGCGGGCCTCGTCGGCGGGCTCTACCGGCTGCGCTGGGAAACGTACTTCAAGGAGCTGCGGACAGCACTCGACCAGGACCGGAAACCAAAGGCCATCGACTGGTTCGCGATCGAGGACGGCTGGATTCGTGATCCGGGGCCGCTCGCGACCCGGCCGACCGGCGACACGTACGAGATCGCCCTACAGGTACGCGACCGACTGGCGGCCAGGCGCTGA
- a CDS encoding nucleobase:cation symporter-2 family protein produces the protein MATQPRFTKQGTTPDPSEVDGESAIQGTQEIHPVDQKLPPLKMATTGLQHVAAMYAGVVAPPLIVGAAIGLSAKELTFLTGACLFTAGLATFLQTLGIWKIGARLPFVNGVTFAGVAPMLAVVDSTKDKDDALPIIFGAVIVAGVLGFIAAPFFSKLVRFFPPVVTGTVITLIGISLMPVAFGWAQGPVPGADDYGSMKNLGLAGITLVIVLLLRRFTTGFVKQIAVLLGLIVGTLIAIPFGVTDFSPVGDADIVGFPTPFHFGAPQFAAAAIVSLCVVMVVSMTESTADMLALGEIVDRPADEKTIAAGLRADCLGSAVSPLFNGFMCSAFAQNIGLVAMTKIRSRYVVAVGGGFLVLMGLCPMAASLIAVVPRPVLGGAGVVLFGSVAASGIQTLVKANLERDNNVLIVAVSLAVGLIPIAAPEFYHAFPETANIILDSGISTGCVAAVLLNLVFNHIGKRGEDDDVTNPMEPGGEIAEQRVHEGSSPAAAH, from the coding sequence GTGGCCACTCAGCCCAGGTTCACCAAGCAAGGCACCACCCCAGACCCATCCGAAGTCGACGGCGAAAGCGCCATACAAGGGACGCAGGAGATACACCCCGTCGACCAGAAGCTCCCCCCGCTCAAGATGGCGACGACCGGCCTCCAGCACGTGGCGGCCATGTACGCGGGCGTCGTCGCCCCTCCGCTCATCGTGGGCGCGGCGATCGGGCTCTCGGCGAAGGAACTCACCTTCCTGACCGGAGCCTGTCTGTTCACCGCGGGTCTCGCCACCTTCCTCCAGACGCTCGGCATCTGGAAGATCGGCGCCCGCCTGCCCTTCGTCAACGGCGTCACCTTCGCCGGTGTCGCCCCCATGCTCGCGGTCGTCGACTCGACCAAGGACAAGGACGACGCGCTCCCCATCATCTTCGGGGCGGTGATCGTCGCCGGTGTCCTCGGCTTCATCGCGGCACCGTTCTTCTCGAAGCTGGTCCGGTTCTTCCCGCCTGTGGTGACCGGCACGGTCATCACGCTCATCGGCATCTCGCTCATGCCCGTGGCCTTCGGCTGGGCGCAGGGACCCGTACCGGGCGCCGATGACTACGGCTCGATGAAGAACCTCGGCCTCGCGGGCATCACCCTCGTGATCGTCCTGCTGCTTCGCCGCTTCACCACCGGCTTCGTCAAGCAGATCGCCGTGCTGCTCGGCCTCATCGTCGGCACGCTCATCGCGATCCCGTTCGGTGTCACGGACTTCAGCCCGGTCGGCGACGCGGACATCGTGGGCTTCCCGACGCCGTTCCACTTCGGCGCACCGCAGTTCGCGGCGGCGGCGATCGTGTCCCTGTGCGTGGTGATGGTGGTCTCCATGACCGAGTCCACCGCCGACATGCTGGCGCTCGGCGAGATCGTGGACCGCCCCGCCGACGAGAAGACCATCGCCGCCGGTCTGCGCGCCGACTGTCTCGGCTCGGCGGTGAGCCCGCTCTTCAACGGCTTCATGTGCAGCGCGTTCGCGCAGAACATCGGCCTGGTCGCGATGACGAAGATCCGCAGCCGGTACGTCGTCGCCGTGGGCGGCGGCTTCCTGGTCCTGATGGGCCTGTGCCCGATGGCCGCCTCGCTCATCGCCGTCGTACCGCGTCCGGTGCTCGGCGGCGCGGGCGTCGTCCTCTTCGGTTCGGTCGCGGCGAGCGGCATCCAGACGCTGGTCAAGGCGAACCTGGAGCGCGACAACAACGTCCTGATCGTGGCCGTCTCGCTGGCCGTCGGCCTCATCCCGATCGCGGCGCCGGAGTTCTACCACGCGTTCCCGGAGACCGCGAACATCATCCTCGACTCGGGCATCTCCACGGGCTGTGTCGCGGCGGTGCTGCTGAACCTGGTCTTCAACCACATCGGTAAGCGGGGCGAGGACGACGACGTGACCAATCCGATGGAGCCCGGGGGAGAAATCGCTGAACAGAGGGTGCACGAAGGGTCTTCCCCGGCGGCGGCCCACTGA
- a CDS encoding chitosanase, whose amino-acid sequence MQSPHIRPRTLTSRRTVLTFIGASLIAGPVIASQSAGAAPAATPTPMAGGLDDPAKKEIAMKIVCSAENSDLNWKEYYRYCEDIGDGRGYTAGIIGFCSGTGDMLDLVELYTRRKPNNILAKYLPALREVDGTDSHEGLDPHYKRDWERAAEDPEFQKAQNDERDRVYFNPAVKQGKADGIGVLGQFAYYDAIVMHGDGSDHTSFRNIRKRALRSAKPPAQGGDEVTYLHAFLDARVWAMKQEEAHEDTSRVDTAQRVFLNKRNLNLNPPLEWKVYGDSYRIG is encoded by the coding sequence GTGCAGTCCCCCCACATACGCCCGCGCACCCTCACCTCACGCCGCACCGTGCTCACCTTCATCGGCGCCTCGCTCATCGCGGGCCCAGTAATCGCTTCCCAATCGGCAGGCGCGGCCCCCGCCGCCACCCCGACCCCCATGGCGGGCGGACTCGACGATCCGGCGAAGAAGGAGATCGCCATGAAGATCGTGTGCAGCGCCGAGAACTCCGACCTCAACTGGAAGGAGTACTACCGCTACTGCGAGGACATCGGCGACGGCCGCGGCTACACCGCGGGCATCATCGGCTTCTGCTCGGGCACCGGTGACATGCTCGACCTGGTCGAGCTCTATACGCGCCGCAAGCCGAACAACATCCTCGCCAAGTATCTGCCCGCGCTGCGCGAGGTGGACGGCACCGACTCCCACGAGGGCCTCGACCCCCACTACAAGCGCGACTGGGAGAGGGCCGCCGAGGACCCCGAGTTCCAGAAGGCTCAGAACGACGAGCGTGACCGCGTCTACTTCAACCCGGCCGTCAAGCAGGGCAAGGCGGACGGCATCGGCGTGCTCGGGCAGTTCGCGTACTACGACGCGATCGTCATGCACGGCGACGGCAGCGACCACACCAGCTTCCGCAACATCCGTAAGCGCGCCCTGCGTTCGGCGAAGCCGCCGGCCCAGGGCGGCGACGAGGTGACATACCTCCACGCCTTCCTCGACGCGCGCGTCTGGGCGATGAAGCAGGAGGAGGCACACGAGGACACCAGCCGCGTCGACACGGCCCAGCGAGTGTTCCTGAACAAGCGCAACCTGAACCTGAACCCGCCGCTGGAGTGGAAGGTCTACGGGGACTCGTACCGCATAGGCTGA
- the pucL gene encoding factor-independent urate hydroxylase: protein MPTILGQNQYGKAENRVVKITRDGDTHHIKDLNVSVALSGDMDDVHYSGSNANVLPTDTTKNTVFAFAKEHGIESAEQFGIHLARHFVTSQEPIHRARIRIEEYSWERIATSDNNSKFIGSDEVNHSFARKGQELRTTQITFDGENWEIISGLKDLTVMNSTNSEFWGYVKDKYTTLKEAYDRILCTDVSAAWRYNWTSDADRMPNWEKSYEQAKKHILQAFAETYSLSLQQTLYQMGSRVINSRSEIDEIRFSLPNNHHFLVDLEPFGLKNDNEVYFAADRPYGLIEATVLRDGVQPKIPVDMTNL from the coding sequence ATGCCCACGATTCTCGGCCAGAACCAGTACGGCAAAGCAGAGAACCGCGTCGTCAAGATCACGCGGGACGGCGACACCCACCACATCAAGGACCTGAACGTCTCGGTCGCCCTCTCCGGCGACATGGACGACGTCCACTACTCCGGCTCGAACGCCAACGTCCTGCCGACCGACACCACCAAGAACACGGTGTTCGCGTTCGCCAAGGAGCACGGCATCGAGTCCGCCGAGCAGTTCGGCATCCACCTCGCCCGTCACTTCGTGACGTCGCAGGAGCCGATTCACCGTGCTCGGATCCGCATCGAGGAGTACTCCTGGGAGCGCATCGCGACCTCGGACAACAACTCCAAGTTCATCGGCTCGGACGAGGTCAACCACTCCTTCGCCCGCAAGGGCCAGGAGCTGCGCACCACGCAGATCACCTTCGACGGTGAGAACTGGGAGATCATCTCCGGGCTCAAGGACCTCACGGTCATGAACTCCACCAACTCGGAGTTCTGGGGTTACGTCAAGGACAAGTACACGACGCTGAAGGAGGCGTACGACCGCATCCTGTGCACGGACGTGTCGGCCGCCTGGCGTTACAACTGGACCAGCGACGCGGACCGGATGCCCAACTGGGAGAAGTCGTACGAGCAGGCCAAGAAGCACATCCTTCAGGCCTTCGCCGAGACGTACTCCCTCTCGCTGCAGCAGACCCTCTACCAAATGGGTTCGCGCGTCATCAACAGCCGGAGCGAGATCGACGAGATCCGCTTCTCGCTGCCGAACAACCACCACTTCCTGGTGGACCTCGAGCCCTTCGGGCTGAAGAACGACAACGAGGTCTACTTCGCGGCGGACCGCCCCTACGGCCTCATCGAGGCCACGGTTCTCAGGGACGGGGTCCAGCCGAAGATCCCGGTCGACATGACCAACCTCTGA
- a CDS encoding nucleobase:cation symporter-2 family protein, translated as MAQPAKGPAKGPCSTPSAKTDIADGESIPDCHPVDEKLHPSRLVPAALQHIAAMYAGVVTPPLIIGQAVGLDTVAQTRLIAASLLIAGLATILQTLGVKGFVGNRLPFVNAASSAGIAPILAIAENSATGHQLPAIYGAVMVAGVFCLAVGPFFGRLLRFFPPLVTGVVITLIGVTLMPVPVTWAQGGDKTAADFGAMKYLALAAFTLVVILLFQRFGRGFIKQVALLLGMFIGTLAAIPFGMADFSALKSAPVAALPTPFAFGAPEFQPAAILSLCIVMLVLMTESSAGMLALGEICERKSDGRTITRGLRTDGIATLVGPVFGGFPTSAFAQNVGVVSLTRVRSRYVVAVAGGALIVLGAFPMLGAVVSLVPMPVLGGAGIVLFGSIAVSGIRTLSEAGLDDSSNIILVAVALGAGIIPLAAPTFYAEFPAWAQTVLGSGISAGALTAVLLNLFFNHLGTRSPAAAALKSS; from the coding sequence ATGGCACAGCCTGCAAAGGGGCCGGCGAAAGGCCCGTGTTCCACCCCATCGGCGAAGACAGACATAGCTGACGGTGAGTCAATTCCCGACTGTCACCCGGTGGATGAGAAGCTTCACCCCTCGCGGCTCGTCCCCGCCGCGCTCCAGCACATCGCCGCCATGTACGCGGGCGTCGTCACTCCGCCGCTGATCATCGGCCAGGCCGTCGGCCTGGACACGGTCGCGCAGACGCGCCTCATCGCCGCGAGCCTGCTGATCGCCGGACTCGCCACGATCCTGCAGACGCTCGGCGTCAAGGGCTTCGTCGGCAACCGGCTCCCCTTCGTGAACGCCGCGTCCTCCGCGGGTATCGCACCCATCCTCGCCATCGCCGAGAACAGCGCCACAGGGCACCAACTCCCGGCCATCTACGGCGCGGTGATGGTCGCGGGCGTCTTCTGCCTCGCGGTCGGCCCCTTCTTCGGGCGCCTCCTGCGCTTCTTCCCGCCGCTCGTCACCGGCGTCGTCATCACTCTCATCGGTGTGACGCTGATGCCCGTGCCCGTCACCTGGGCGCAGGGCGGCGACAAGACCGCCGCCGACTTCGGCGCCATGAAGTACCTCGCGCTCGCCGCCTTCACGCTCGTCGTGATCCTGCTCTTCCAGCGGTTCGGACGCGGCTTCATCAAGCAAGTCGCCCTGCTCCTGGGCATGTTCATCGGCACGCTCGCCGCGATCCCGTTCGGGATGGCCGACTTCAGCGCCCTCAAGTCCGCGCCGGTGGCCGCGCTCCCGACGCCCTTCGCCTTCGGCGCCCCGGAGTTCCAGCCCGCCGCGATCCTCTCGCTCTGCATCGTGATGCTCGTCCTGATGACCGAGTCGTCGGCCGGCATGCTCGCCCTCGGCGAGATCTGCGAGCGCAAGAGCGACGGCAGGACCATCACCCGCGGCCTGCGCACCGACGGCATCGCGACCCTGGTCGGCCCCGTCTTCGGCGGCTTTCCCACCTCGGCCTTCGCACAGAACGTCGGCGTCGTCTCCCTGACACGTGTCCGCAGCCGCTACGTCGTGGCCGTCGCGGGCGGCGCCCTCATCGTGCTCGGCGCCTTCCCGATGCTCGGCGCGGTCGTCAGCCTCGTACCGATGCCGGTCCTCGGCGGCGCGGGCATCGTCCTCTTCGGCTCCATCGCCGTGAGCGGCATCCGTACGCTCTCCGAGGCGGGCCTCGACGACAGCTCCAACATCATCCTGGTGGCCGTCGCGCTCGGAGCGGGCATCATCCCGCTCGCCGCGCCCACCTTCTACGCCGAATTCCCGGCCTGGGCGCAGACCGTCCTCGGCTCCGGAATCAGTGCGGGAGCGCTGACCGCGGTCCTGCTCAACCTGTTCTTCAACCATCTCGGCACCCGCAGCCCCGCGGCCGCGGCACTCAAATCTTCCTAG
- a CDS encoding DUF4360 domain-containing protein: MAGALLLSGAVAALLGSTLPAQDTAATLDPPPDKIVIEVATVNGSGCPLGTAAVAVSADNTAFTVTYSDYLAQVGGGADPTAFRKNCQLNLVVHVPHGFTYAIASADYRGYASLQAGAKATEKASYYFQGSPNTASISHEFKGAYNDNWQASDTTEWGQLVWAPCGVQRNFNINTELRIDAGTSDPAKTSFMTMDSTDGDISTIYHMAWKECPRS; the protein is encoded by the coding sequence ATGGCTGGTGCACTGCTGCTGAGCGGCGCCGTCGCGGCGCTGCTCGGCTCGACGCTCCCCGCACAGGACACGGCGGCCACCCTGGACCCGCCCCCGGACAAGATCGTGATCGAGGTCGCCACGGTGAACGGCTCGGGCTGCCCCCTGGGCACCGCGGCCGTCGCTGTCTCCGCGGACAACACGGCCTTCACGGTCACCTACAGCGATTACCTCGCCCAGGTGGGCGGCGGCGCGGACCCCACCGCGTTCCGCAAGAACTGCCAGCTCAACCTCGTCGTGCATGTCCCGCACGGCTTCACGTACGCGATCGCGAGTGCCGACTACCGCGGTTACGCATCGCTCCAGGCCGGCGCCAAGGCCACGGAGAAGGCGTCGTACTACTTCCAGGGCTCACCGAACACGGCCTCGATCAGCCATGAGTTCAAGGGTGCGTACAACGACAACTGGCAGGCCAGCGACACCACGGAGTGGGGTCAGCTCGTCTGGGCACCCTGCGGCGTGCAGCGGAACTTCAACATCAACACCGAACTGCGCATCGACGCGGGCACATCGGACCCCGCGAAGACCAGCTTCATGACGATGGACTCGACAGACGGGGACATCAGCACGATTTACCACATGGCGTGGAAGGAGTGCCCGAGGTCCTGA
- a CDS encoding MFS transporter yields the protein MPAPATSPPFTEASSARLRRGGWPAVIAVTTGIFAIVTTEILPIGLLNPIGDTFGISDGTAGLMMTLPGILAAVAAPTVTVSTGRVDRRLMLCALILVLALANFLAALAPGYWLMMVSRVLVGLVIGGFWSIGASLASRLVPEAQAGRATAVIFSAVPLGSVLGVPAGTLLGQLMGWRVVFVAMGGFTLAVLAALLVSVPALPPQNVTRLAVLRELLGTDRVRAALAVTFLVVTAHFGTYTYVTPFLAEVTGVGAGSITGFLLAYGAAGILGNFLAGPWVRRAPRGTFATAAGLIGAVTLLLPALGTGKAGALVLLVVWGVAYGAVPVCSQTWFVTAAPHAPEAASVLFTSSFQATFSFGALAGGVVVDTASATTVMAVGGGVAMLAALMVAGAARLV from the coding sequence ATGCCAGCACCCGCCACGTCACCTCCGTTCACCGAGGCCTCCTCCGCCCGCCTTCGGCGGGGCGGCTGGCCGGCCGTCATCGCCGTGACGACGGGGATCTTCGCCATCGTCACCACCGAGATCCTGCCGATCGGCCTGCTCAACCCCATCGGCGACACCTTCGGCATCTCGGACGGCACGGCCGGCCTGATGATGACCCTGCCCGGCATCCTCGCCGCCGTCGCCGCACCGACCGTGACGGTTTCGACCGGACGCGTCGACCGGCGCCTCATGCTCTGCGCTCTGATCCTGGTGCTCGCCCTCGCGAACTTCCTCGCCGCGCTCGCCCCCGGCTACTGGCTGATGATGGTCTCCCGGGTCCTCGTCGGACTCGTCATCGGCGGCTTCTGGTCCATCGGCGCGAGCCTCGCCTCCCGCCTAGTCCCCGAGGCGCAGGCCGGGCGGGCGACCGCCGTGATCTTCTCCGCCGTCCCGCTCGGCTCCGTGCTCGGTGTGCCGGCGGGTACGTTGCTCGGCCAACTCATGGGCTGGCGCGTCGTGTTCGTGGCTATGGGCGGATTCACACTGGCGGTTCTCGCCGCGCTTCTGGTGTCCGTGCCGGCCCTGCCGCCGCAGAACGTCACCCGCCTCGCCGTGCTGCGCGAGCTGCTCGGCACGGACCGCGTCCGCGCCGCCCTTGCCGTCACCTTCCTCGTCGTGACGGCTCACTTCGGCACGTACACGTACGTCACTCCGTTCCTGGCGGAGGTGACCGGTGTGGGCGCCGGGTCGATCACCGGCTTCCTGCTGGCGTACGGCGCTGCCGGCATCCTCGGCAACTTCCTCGCGGGGCCGTGGGTGAGGCGTGCGCCGCGTGGCACCTTCGCCACGGCCGCCGGGCTGATCGGTGCGGTGACGCTGCTGCTGCCAGCCCTCGGCACCGGGAAGGCGGGTGCGCTTGTGCTGCTGGTGGTGTGGGGCGTCGCGTACGGGGCGGTGCCCGTCTGCTCGCAGACGTGGTTCGTGACCGCGGCGCCACATGCGCCGGAGGCGGCGTCCGTGCTGTTCACGTCGTCGTTCCAGGCGACGTTCTCGTTCGGCGCGCTGGCGGGCGGAGTGGTCGTGGACACGGCGTCCGCCACGACGGTCATGGCTGTCGGCGGGGGCGTCGCGATGCTGGCGGCCTTGATGGTTGCCGGGGCCGCCCGGTTGGTCTGA